One part of the Pseudopipra pipra isolate bDixPip1 chromosome 3, bDixPip1.hap1, whole genome shotgun sequence genome encodes these proteins:
- the PAPOLG gene encoding poly(A) polymerase gamma isoform X2: protein MSWCGSGEGCSWAPFPESPSTSRQQNQPQGHYGLTSPISLAPPSDIDHTHTQKLIEAMKPFGVFEDKEELYQRTTVLGKLNNLVREWISELAESKNLPPSIIEHLGGKIFTFGSYRLGVHTKGSDIDALCVAPSHVERSDFFQSFFEKLKNREEVKNLRAIEDAYVPVIKFDFDGIEIDLVFAKLSMPTVSDDLDLRDDSCLRSLDIRCIRSLNGSRVTDEILRLVPNLENFRLTLRAIKLWAKRRGVYSNMMGFLGGVSWAMLVARICQLYPNALASTLINKFFLIFSKWDWPKPVLLKRLEESFLNLPVWDPRVNPSDRYHVMPIITPAYPQQNSTYNVSVSTRAVMVEEFQRGLEVTDEILKGKSDWSKLFEPLNFFQKYKHYIVLTASAFTEEHHLNWIGLVESKIRVLVGNLERNEFITIAHVQPQSFPGNENLYKQSGYVSMWFLGLVFKKVESAEKTNVDLTHGIQSFTDTVYRQASALNILKEGMKIEATYVKRKQLHYFLPAETLQKRKKQRVSDISQGNSGLQCKRSSLGESCSDSSKGRDSRAPPNSSSLNKISKLDTSTAETERNVACQSCSGANSVAEPSTSKGLCIPVTDPKMEASVALRTPGPPIGCTIPGYNTVSQLRTCFVQGHHKLSGTLITDPKSASPKQHYSPTSRVSRLPTPGECPQKAIDGEKLNVWDSDSTGSGCPQDGRRRAARNGVLDGKSMQVPVITSRSQGFKKNVQGFKKNIQEEFRLLVSQT from the exons ATGAGCTGGTGCGGCAGCGGCGAAGGGTgcagctgggctcccttccccGAAAGTCCCAG TACTTCCAGGCAGCAGAACCAGCCTCAAGGGCACTATGGACTTACCTCTCCAATTAGCTTGGCTCCTCCTAGTGACATAGaccacactcacactcagaAGCTGATTGAAGCCATGAAGCCATTCGGGGTGTTTGAAGATAAGGAAGAACTGTACCAGAG GACGACTGTCCTTGGTAAACTGAATAACTTGGTCAGAGAATGGATTTCAGAACTTGCTGAGAGCAAG AATCTTCCCCCTTCAATAATAGAACATCTTGGTGGCAAGATATTTACATTTGGTTCCTATAGGCTTGGAGTGCACACTAAAG GTTCTGACATAGATGCCCTTTGTGTTGCTCCCAGTCATGTGGAGAGATcggatttttttcagtcattctttgaaaaactgaaaaatcgAGAGGAAGTAAAAAACCTAAGA GCCATTGAGGATGCCTATGTGCCAGTTATCAAATTTGACTTTGATGGCATTGAG ATTGATCTTGTGTTTGCAAAACTGTCCATGCCAACCGTGTCTGATGATCTCGATCTCAGAGACGACTCGTGCCTGAGGAGCCTGGATATAAGATGCATAAGGAGCTTAAATG GCAGCAGGGTTACTGATGAAATACTACGTTTGGTGCCAAATCTAGAGAACTTCCGCCTCACACTCCGGGCAATTAAACTGTGGGCAAAAC GACGTGGTGTTTACTCCAACATGATGGGGTTTCTTGGTGGAGTTTCCTGGGCGATGCTGGTAGCGAGGATATGCCAGCTCTACCCGAACGCTTTGGCCTCTACTCTCATCAACAAGTTCTTCTTGATTTTTTCAAAGTG GGATTGGCCAAAGCCGGTATTGCTGAAGCGACTTGAAGAGAGCTTTCTTAATTTGCCAGTATGGGACCCTAGG GTGAACCCGTCAGACCGGTACCACGTGATGCCCATCATCACACCAGCCTATCCACAGCAGAACTCCACGTACAATGTGTCTGTATCAACACGAGCAGTGATGGTGGAGGAGTTCCAACGTG GTCTTGAAGTTACAGATGAGATTCTCAAAGGAAAATCGGACTGGTCGAAGCTCTTTGAACCACTGAACTTCTTTCAGAAGTACAA ACATTATATTGTTCTCACTGCTAGTGCCTTTACAGAGGAGCATCACTTAAACTG GATTGGCCTTGTTGAGTCTAAAATTCGTGTGCTGGTTGGAAACTTGGAAAGGAATGAGTTTATAACTATTGCACATGTACAACCACAGTCTTTCCCTGGCAATGAAAATCTCTATAAACA GAGTGGGTATGTGTCAATGTGGTTTCTTGGACTTGTGTTTAAGAAAGTGGAAAGTGCAGAAAAGACTAATGTTGATTTAACCCATGGGATACAGTCGTTCACAGACACAG TCTACAGGCAGGCCAGTGCCCTCAACATCCTAAAGGAAGGCATGAAGATTGAGGCAACTTATGTGAAGAGAAAGCAACTGCATTATTTTTTGCCAGCAGAAAccttacagaaaagaaagaag CAAAGAGTGTCAGATATTAGTCAAGGCAATAGTGGACTTCAGTGCAAAAGGTCATCTTTAGGGGAAAGCTGTTCAGACAGTTCCAAAGGCAGAGACTCCAGAGCACCACCTAATTCCTCTTCGTTAAATAAGATATCCAAACTGGACACCTCTACAGCAGAGACAGAAAG AAATGTTGCATGTCAGAGTTGTAGTGGTGCCAACAGTGTAGCTGAGCCGTCAACGTCTAAGGGACTCTGCATTCCCGTGACTGACCCAA AAATGGAGGCTTCAGTTGCACTAAGAACACCGGGACCTCCAATTGGTTGCACCATTCCAGGATATAACACAGTTTCTCAGCTCAGGACGTGTTTTGTCCAAGGACACCATAAATTAAGTGGGACTCTAATCACGGATCCTAAGAGTGCTTCACCCAAACAGCATTATTCACCAACCTCTAGAGTATCTCGTCTACCTACACCGGGAGAGTGCCCCCAAAAAGCCATAGATGGAGAAAAG CTGAACGTCTGGGATTCAGATTCCACAGGAAGCGGGTGTCCTCAAgatgggaggaggagagctgcaAGAAAT
- the PAPOLG gene encoding poly(A) polymerase gamma isoform X1, protein MSWCGSGEGCSWAPFPESPSTSRQQNQPQGHYGLTSPISLAPPSDIDHTHTQKLIEAMKPFGVFEDKEELYQRTTVLGKLNNLVREWISELAESKNLPPSIIEHLGGKIFTFGSYRLGVHTKGSDIDALCVAPSHVERSDFFQSFFEKLKNREEVKNLRAIEDAYVPVIKFDFDGIEIDLVFAKLSMPTVSDDLDLRDDSCLRSLDIRCIRSLNGSRVTDEILRLVPNLENFRLTLRAIKLWAKRRGVYSNMMGFLGGVSWAMLVARICQLYPNALASTLINKFFLIFSKWDWPKPVLLKRLEESFLNLPVWDPRVNPSDRYHVMPIITPAYPQQNSTYNVSVSTRAVMVEEFQRGLEVTDEILKGKSDWSKLFEPLNFFQKYKHYIVLTASAFTEEHHLNWIGLVESKIRVLVGNLERNEFITIAHVQPQSFPGNENLYKQSGYVSMWFLGLVFKKVESAEKTNVDLTHGIQSFTDTVYRQASALNILKEGMKIEATYVKRKQLHYFLPAETLQKRKKQRVSDISQGNSGLQCKRSSLGESCSDSSKGRDSRAPPNSSSLNKISKLDTSTAETERNVACQSCSGANSVAEPSTSKGLCIPVTDPKMEASVALRTPGPPIGCTIPGYNTVSQLRTCFVQGHHKLSGTLITDPKSASPKQHYSPTSRVSRLPTPGECPQKAIDGEKLNVWDSDSTGSGCPQDGRRRAARNGVLDGKSMQVPVITSRSQRLSSKELPDSSSPVPTNSIRIVKRSIKLTLNG, encoded by the exons ATGAGCTGGTGCGGCAGCGGCGAAGGGTgcagctgggctcccttccccGAAAGTCCCAG TACTTCCAGGCAGCAGAACCAGCCTCAAGGGCACTATGGACTTACCTCTCCAATTAGCTTGGCTCCTCCTAGTGACATAGaccacactcacactcagaAGCTGATTGAAGCCATGAAGCCATTCGGGGTGTTTGAAGATAAGGAAGAACTGTACCAGAG GACGACTGTCCTTGGTAAACTGAATAACTTGGTCAGAGAATGGATTTCAGAACTTGCTGAGAGCAAG AATCTTCCCCCTTCAATAATAGAACATCTTGGTGGCAAGATATTTACATTTGGTTCCTATAGGCTTGGAGTGCACACTAAAG GTTCTGACATAGATGCCCTTTGTGTTGCTCCCAGTCATGTGGAGAGATcggatttttttcagtcattctttgaaaaactgaaaaatcgAGAGGAAGTAAAAAACCTAAGA GCCATTGAGGATGCCTATGTGCCAGTTATCAAATTTGACTTTGATGGCATTGAG ATTGATCTTGTGTTTGCAAAACTGTCCATGCCAACCGTGTCTGATGATCTCGATCTCAGAGACGACTCGTGCCTGAGGAGCCTGGATATAAGATGCATAAGGAGCTTAAATG GCAGCAGGGTTACTGATGAAATACTACGTTTGGTGCCAAATCTAGAGAACTTCCGCCTCACACTCCGGGCAATTAAACTGTGGGCAAAAC GACGTGGTGTTTACTCCAACATGATGGGGTTTCTTGGTGGAGTTTCCTGGGCGATGCTGGTAGCGAGGATATGCCAGCTCTACCCGAACGCTTTGGCCTCTACTCTCATCAACAAGTTCTTCTTGATTTTTTCAAAGTG GGATTGGCCAAAGCCGGTATTGCTGAAGCGACTTGAAGAGAGCTTTCTTAATTTGCCAGTATGGGACCCTAGG GTGAACCCGTCAGACCGGTACCACGTGATGCCCATCATCACACCAGCCTATCCACAGCAGAACTCCACGTACAATGTGTCTGTATCAACACGAGCAGTGATGGTGGAGGAGTTCCAACGTG GTCTTGAAGTTACAGATGAGATTCTCAAAGGAAAATCGGACTGGTCGAAGCTCTTTGAACCACTGAACTTCTTTCAGAAGTACAA ACATTATATTGTTCTCACTGCTAGTGCCTTTACAGAGGAGCATCACTTAAACTG GATTGGCCTTGTTGAGTCTAAAATTCGTGTGCTGGTTGGAAACTTGGAAAGGAATGAGTTTATAACTATTGCACATGTACAACCACAGTCTTTCCCTGGCAATGAAAATCTCTATAAACA GAGTGGGTATGTGTCAATGTGGTTTCTTGGACTTGTGTTTAAGAAAGTGGAAAGTGCAGAAAAGACTAATGTTGATTTAACCCATGGGATACAGTCGTTCACAGACACAG TCTACAGGCAGGCCAGTGCCCTCAACATCCTAAAGGAAGGCATGAAGATTGAGGCAACTTATGTGAAGAGAAAGCAACTGCATTATTTTTTGCCAGCAGAAAccttacagaaaagaaagaag CAAAGAGTGTCAGATATTAGTCAAGGCAATAGTGGACTTCAGTGCAAAAGGTCATCTTTAGGGGAAAGCTGTTCAGACAGTTCCAAAGGCAGAGACTCCAGAGCACCACCTAATTCCTCTTCGTTAAATAAGATATCCAAACTGGACACCTCTACAGCAGAGACAGAAAG AAATGTTGCATGTCAGAGTTGTAGTGGTGCCAACAGTGTAGCTGAGCCGTCAACGTCTAAGGGACTCTGCATTCCCGTGACTGACCCAA AAATGGAGGCTTCAGTTGCACTAAGAACACCGGGACCTCCAATTGGTTGCACCATTCCAGGATATAACACAGTTTCTCAGCTCAGGACGTGTTTTGTCCAAGGACACCATAAATTAAGTGGGACTCTAATCACGGATCCTAAGAGTGCTTCACCCAAACAGCATTATTCACCAACCTCTAGAGTATCTCGTCTACCTACACCGGGAGAGTGCCCCCAAAAAGCCATAGATGGAGAAAAG CTGAACGTCTGGGATTCAGATTCCACAGGAAGCGGGTGTCCTCAAgatgggaggaggagagctgcaAGAAAT
- the PAPOLG gene encoding poly(A) polymerase gamma isoform X5, protein MSWCGSGEGCSWAPFPESPSTSRQQNQPQGHYGLTSPISLAPPSDIDHTHTQKLIEAMKPFGVFEDKEELYQRTTVLGKLNNLVREWISELAESKNLPPSIIEHLGGKIFTFGSYRLGVHTKGSDIDALCVAPSHVERSDFFQSFFEKLKNREEVKNLRAIEDAYVPVIKFDFDGIEIDLVFAKLSMPTVSDDLDLRDDSCLRSLDIRCIRSLNGSRVTDEILRLVPNLENFRLTLRAIKLWAKRRGVYSNMMGFLGGVSWAMLVARICQLYPNALASTLINKFFLIFSKW, encoded by the exons ATGAGCTGGTGCGGCAGCGGCGAAGGGTgcagctgggctcccttccccGAAAGTCCCAG TACTTCCAGGCAGCAGAACCAGCCTCAAGGGCACTATGGACTTACCTCTCCAATTAGCTTGGCTCCTCCTAGTGACATAGaccacactcacactcagaAGCTGATTGAAGCCATGAAGCCATTCGGGGTGTTTGAAGATAAGGAAGAACTGTACCAGAG GACGACTGTCCTTGGTAAACTGAATAACTTGGTCAGAGAATGGATTTCAGAACTTGCTGAGAGCAAG AATCTTCCCCCTTCAATAATAGAACATCTTGGTGGCAAGATATTTACATTTGGTTCCTATAGGCTTGGAGTGCACACTAAAG GTTCTGACATAGATGCCCTTTGTGTTGCTCCCAGTCATGTGGAGAGATcggatttttttcagtcattctttgaaaaactgaaaaatcgAGAGGAAGTAAAAAACCTAAGA GCCATTGAGGATGCCTATGTGCCAGTTATCAAATTTGACTTTGATGGCATTGAG ATTGATCTTGTGTTTGCAAAACTGTCCATGCCAACCGTGTCTGATGATCTCGATCTCAGAGACGACTCGTGCCTGAGGAGCCTGGATATAAGATGCATAAGGAGCTTAAATG GCAGCAGGGTTACTGATGAAATACTACGTTTGGTGCCAAATCTAGAGAACTTCCGCCTCACACTCCGGGCAATTAAACTGTGGGCAAAAC GACGTGGTGTTTACTCCAACATGATGGGGTTTCTTGGTGGAGTTTCCTGGGCGATGCTGGTAGCGAGGATATGCCAGCTCTACCCGAACGCTTTGGCCTCTACTCTCATCAACAAGTTCTTCTTGATTTTTTCAAAGTGGTGA
- the PAPOLG gene encoding poly(A) polymerase gamma isoform X4 → MSWCGSGEGCSWAPFPESPSTSRQQNQPQGHYGLTSPISLAPPSDIDHTHTQKLIEAMKPFGVFEDKEELYQRTTVLGKLNNLVREWISELAESKNLPPSIIEHLGGKIFTFGSYRLGVHTKGSDIDALCVAPSHVERSDFFQSFFEKLKNREEVKNLRAIEDAYVPVIKFDFDGIEIDLVFAKLSMPTVSDDLDLRDDSCLRSLDIRCIRSLNGSRVTDEILRLVPNLENFRLTLRAIKLWAKRRGVYSNMMGFLGGVSWAMLVARICQLYPNALASTLINKFFLIFSKWDWPKPVLLKRLEESFLNLPVWDPRVNPSDRYHVMPIITPAYPQQNSTYNVSVSTRAVMVEEFQRGLEVTDEILKGKSDWSKLFEPLNFFQKYKHYIVLTASAFTEEHHLNWIGLVESKIRVLVGNLERNEFITIAHVQPQSFPGNENLYKQSGYVSMWFLGLVFKKVESAEKTNVDLTHGIQSFTDTVYRQASALNILKEGMKIEATYVKRKQLHYFLPAETLQKRKKQRVSDISQGNSGLQCKRSSLGESCSDSSKGRDSRAPPNSSSLNKISKLDTSTAETERNVACQSCSGANSVAEPSTSKGLCIPVTDPTERLGFRFHRKRVSSRWEEESCKKWCP, encoded by the exons ATGAGCTGGTGCGGCAGCGGCGAAGGGTgcagctgggctcccttccccGAAAGTCCCAG TACTTCCAGGCAGCAGAACCAGCCTCAAGGGCACTATGGACTTACCTCTCCAATTAGCTTGGCTCCTCCTAGTGACATAGaccacactcacactcagaAGCTGATTGAAGCCATGAAGCCATTCGGGGTGTTTGAAGATAAGGAAGAACTGTACCAGAG GACGACTGTCCTTGGTAAACTGAATAACTTGGTCAGAGAATGGATTTCAGAACTTGCTGAGAGCAAG AATCTTCCCCCTTCAATAATAGAACATCTTGGTGGCAAGATATTTACATTTGGTTCCTATAGGCTTGGAGTGCACACTAAAG GTTCTGACATAGATGCCCTTTGTGTTGCTCCCAGTCATGTGGAGAGATcggatttttttcagtcattctttgaaaaactgaaaaatcgAGAGGAAGTAAAAAACCTAAGA GCCATTGAGGATGCCTATGTGCCAGTTATCAAATTTGACTTTGATGGCATTGAG ATTGATCTTGTGTTTGCAAAACTGTCCATGCCAACCGTGTCTGATGATCTCGATCTCAGAGACGACTCGTGCCTGAGGAGCCTGGATATAAGATGCATAAGGAGCTTAAATG GCAGCAGGGTTACTGATGAAATACTACGTTTGGTGCCAAATCTAGAGAACTTCCGCCTCACACTCCGGGCAATTAAACTGTGGGCAAAAC GACGTGGTGTTTACTCCAACATGATGGGGTTTCTTGGTGGAGTTTCCTGGGCGATGCTGGTAGCGAGGATATGCCAGCTCTACCCGAACGCTTTGGCCTCTACTCTCATCAACAAGTTCTTCTTGATTTTTTCAAAGTG GGATTGGCCAAAGCCGGTATTGCTGAAGCGACTTGAAGAGAGCTTTCTTAATTTGCCAGTATGGGACCCTAGG GTGAACCCGTCAGACCGGTACCACGTGATGCCCATCATCACACCAGCCTATCCACAGCAGAACTCCACGTACAATGTGTCTGTATCAACACGAGCAGTGATGGTGGAGGAGTTCCAACGTG GTCTTGAAGTTACAGATGAGATTCTCAAAGGAAAATCGGACTGGTCGAAGCTCTTTGAACCACTGAACTTCTTTCAGAAGTACAA ACATTATATTGTTCTCACTGCTAGTGCCTTTACAGAGGAGCATCACTTAAACTG GATTGGCCTTGTTGAGTCTAAAATTCGTGTGCTGGTTGGAAACTTGGAAAGGAATGAGTTTATAACTATTGCACATGTACAACCACAGTCTTTCCCTGGCAATGAAAATCTCTATAAACA GAGTGGGTATGTGTCAATGTGGTTTCTTGGACTTGTGTTTAAGAAAGTGGAAAGTGCAGAAAAGACTAATGTTGATTTAACCCATGGGATACAGTCGTTCACAGACACAG TCTACAGGCAGGCCAGTGCCCTCAACATCCTAAAGGAAGGCATGAAGATTGAGGCAACTTATGTGAAGAGAAAGCAACTGCATTATTTTTTGCCAGCAGAAAccttacagaaaagaaagaag CAAAGAGTGTCAGATATTAGTCAAGGCAATAGTGGACTTCAGTGCAAAAGGTCATCTTTAGGGGAAAGCTGTTCAGACAGTTCCAAAGGCAGAGACTCCAGAGCACCACCTAATTCCTCTTCGTTAAATAAGATATCCAAACTGGACACCTCTACAGCAGAGACAGAAAG AAATGTTGCATGTCAGAGTTGTAGTGGTGCCAACAGTGTAGCTGAGCCGTCAACGTCTAAGGGACTCTGCATTCCCGTGACTGACCCAA CTGAACGTCTGGGATTCAGATTCCACAGGAAGCGGGTGTCCTCAAgatgggaggaggagagctgcaAGAAAT
- the PAPOLG gene encoding poly(A) polymerase gamma isoform X3, with the protein MKETRGTSRQQNQPQGHYGLTSPISLAPPSDIDHTHTQKLIEAMKPFGVFEDKEELYQRTTVLGKLNNLVREWISELAESKNLPPSIIEHLGGKIFTFGSYRLGVHTKGSDIDALCVAPSHVERSDFFQSFFEKLKNREEVKNLRAIEDAYVPVIKFDFDGIEIDLVFAKLSMPTVSDDLDLRDDSCLRSLDIRCIRSLNGSRVTDEILRLVPNLENFRLTLRAIKLWAKRRGVYSNMMGFLGGVSWAMLVARICQLYPNALASTLINKFFLIFSKWDWPKPVLLKRLEESFLNLPVWDPRVNPSDRYHVMPIITPAYPQQNSTYNVSVSTRAVMVEEFQRGLEVTDEILKGKSDWSKLFEPLNFFQKYKHYIVLTASAFTEEHHLNWIGLVESKIRVLVGNLERNEFITIAHVQPQSFPGNENLYKQSGYVSMWFLGLVFKKVESAEKTNVDLTHGIQSFTDTVYRQASALNILKEGMKIEATYVKRKQLHYFLPAETLQKRKKQRVSDISQGNSGLQCKRSSLGESCSDSSKGRDSRAPPNSSSLNKISKLDTSTAETERNVACQSCSGANSVAEPSTSKGLCIPVTDPKMEASVALRTPGPPIGCTIPGYNTVSQLRTCFVQGHHKLSGTLITDPKSASPKQHYSPTSRVSRLPTPGECPQKAIDGEKLNVWDSDSTGSGCPQDGRRRAARNGVLDGKSMQVPVITSRSQRLSSKELPDSSSPVPTNSIRIVKRSIKLTLNG; encoded by the exons ATGAAGGAGACGCGCGG TACTTCCAGGCAGCAGAACCAGCCTCAAGGGCACTATGGACTTACCTCTCCAATTAGCTTGGCTCCTCCTAGTGACATAGaccacactcacactcagaAGCTGATTGAAGCCATGAAGCCATTCGGGGTGTTTGAAGATAAGGAAGAACTGTACCAGAG GACGACTGTCCTTGGTAAACTGAATAACTTGGTCAGAGAATGGATTTCAGAACTTGCTGAGAGCAAG AATCTTCCCCCTTCAATAATAGAACATCTTGGTGGCAAGATATTTACATTTGGTTCCTATAGGCTTGGAGTGCACACTAAAG GTTCTGACATAGATGCCCTTTGTGTTGCTCCCAGTCATGTGGAGAGATcggatttttttcagtcattctttgaaaaactgaaaaatcgAGAGGAAGTAAAAAACCTAAGA GCCATTGAGGATGCCTATGTGCCAGTTATCAAATTTGACTTTGATGGCATTGAG ATTGATCTTGTGTTTGCAAAACTGTCCATGCCAACCGTGTCTGATGATCTCGATCTCAGAGACGACTCGTGCCTGAGGAGCCTGGATATAAGATGCATAAGGAGCTTAAATG GCAGCAGGGTTACTGATGAAATACTACGTTTGGTGCCAAATCTAGAGAACTTCCGCCTCACACTCCGGGCAATTAAACTGTGGGCAAAAC GACGTGGTGTTTACTCCAACATGATGGGGTTTCTTGGTGGAGTTTCCTGGGCGATGCTGGTAGCGAGGATATGCCAGCTCTACCCGAACGCTTTGGCCTCTACTCTCATCAACAAGTTCTTCTTGATTTTTTCAAAGTG GGATTGGCCAAAGCCGGTATTGCTGAAGCGACTTGAAGAGAGCTTTCTTAATTTGCCAGTATGGGACCCTAGG GTGAACCCGTCAGACCGGTACCACGTGATGCCCATCATCACACCAGCCTATCCACAGCAGAACTCCACGTACAATGTGTCTGTATCAACACGAGCAGTGATGGTGGAGGAGTTCCAACGTG GTCTTGAAGTTACAGATGAGATTCTCAAAGGAAAATCGGACTGGTCGAAGCTCTTTGAACCACTGAACTTCTTTCAGAAGTACAA ACATTATATTGTTCTCACTGCTAGTGCCTTTACAGAGGAGCATCACTTAAACTG GATTGGCCTTGTTGAGTCTAAAATTCGTGTGCTGGTTGGAAACTTGGAAAGGAATGAGTTTATAACTATTGCACATGTACAACCACAGTCTTTCCCTGGCAATGAAAATCTCTATAAACA GAGTGGGTATGTGTCAATGTGGTTTCTTGGACTTGTGTTTAAGAAAGTGGAAAGTGCAGAAAAGACTAATGTTGATTTAACCCATGGGATACAGTCGTTCACAGACACAG TCTACAGGCAGGCCAGTGCCCTCAACATCCTAAAGGAAGGCATGAAGATTGAGGCAACTTATGTGAAGAGAAAGCAACTGCATTATTTTTTGCCAGCAGAAAccttacagaaaagaaagaag CAAAGAGTGTCAGATATTAGTCAAGGCAATAGTGGACTTCAGTGCAAAAGGTCATCTTTAGGGGAAAGCTGTTCAGACAGTTCCAAAGGCAGAGACTCCAGAGCACCACCTAATTCCTCTTCGTTAAATAAGATATCCAAACTGGACACCTCTACAGCAGAGACAGAAAG AAATGTTGCATGTCAGAGTTGTAGTGGTGCCAACAGTGTAGCTGAGCCGTCAACGTCTAAGGGACTCTGCATTCCCGTGACTGACCCAA AAATGGAGGCTTCAGTTGCACTAAGAACACCGGGACCTCCAATTGGTTGCACCATTCCAGGATATAACACAGTTTCTCAGCTCAGGACGTGTTTTGTCCAAGGACACCATAAATTAAGTGGGACTCTAATCACGGATCCTAAGAGTGCTTCACCCAAACAGCATTATTCACCAACCTCTAGAGTATCTCGTCTACCTACACCGGGAGAGTGCCCCCAAAAAGCCATAGATGGAGAAAAG CTGAACGTCTGGGATTCAGATTCCACAGGAAGCGGGTGTCCTCAAgatgggaggaggagagctgcaAGAAAT